The proteins below are encoded in one region of Dioscorea cayenensis subsp. rotundata cultivar TDr96_F1 chromosome 18, TDr96_F1_v2_PseudoChromosome.rev07_lg8_w22 25.fasta, whole genome shotgun sequence:
- the LOC120282186 gene encoding disease resistance protein RGA2-like isoform X1, whose amino-acid sequence MSWKTIVFFPNEQKSKTESLCIFSSLPKLQSCNRSSQSIHPSIHPFIMVLGIAGAILAPILPQFVLNKLLDSLFEHLSRDQPSSSSHVDKLQQLVNERKAFAEANLKLEIIQSEVRRLHKRDKQNMRLIHINNKLRDVSNMIKDLKDDLEYMELQRKVEEINLQDEAADNNPSTTPQLGSWIPWTTGQSSDKRRRLSSSESTEFYIADDIVNKMRTITEQINRIDSDMRFEIMVDASKGGCDSSGQHQAAENKRVTTSSPSESKIYGRDHEKQQLIKLLKEPKESGNVSVVPIVGMGGIGKTTLAQFVFNNTEIAYHFERKAWICVSDYFNRLRITKEILDSLCIGEASSSTITTSCDVLEREIKRQVTGKKFLLVLDDVWSDEWRELLNFLRCAQAEAIKLIVTCRDPEVLGVLADGQNQITLKGLSDKDNWSLFVKYAFADKNPDNSPELHAIGKQIVGKLKGSPLAAKTVGRLLGSCLTEEHWKDILESDLWKLETDAHGVMSALALSYYHLPHPLQLCFTFCSVFPKDFVYDMFNVIDMWIAHGYIPEIKGSSKTLEDIGEEYWHELEARCFFEKVIEFENSFEFVKVIEGFKMHDLLHDLAQSVSHGETYIYEGRKDEEIPKDVCHLCVHRFSDVKFVCKTDNLRTLILYGAGDIHDILKHEAFKRIRVLVISRTNVQKLSDNIAHLKHLQYLDLVGTSIESIPESLCTLYLLRVLKLMCPPPRLPNRFHNLINLRRFCMPDFSLIRSLQTSYYVIYQVNREGGYQIAQLRNMNELRGELLIGGLENIGKTEEMMKAKYLKEKRHIKQLQLRWGDAFDDCKQDFQEQTLEALQPHPNLKYLRIAGYMGSKSPTWLMTPELQRLEKIELDGCRKWARLPAALGLLPSLKSLELSSIENMTIEVDYSVIEMYPSLTSLDAWHATLSFEDMSSSSSSVTGQNHTHFPKFTSLTIKESEVNGLHLPLFSALKYLKIKNCRVVFDQCLNGVSSLSDLVLHGAKIQTFPAKIMATLHALVNLKIFACNELISLEGLQALPSLKQLSISNCRKFKYWGTEEEIIEDGLPLPKLQLMEIIYCNVLETLPAWLPRLPLLNQLIINNCPKFRSWGTEEEITQDGLCLPNLQRMEIYSCFDLETLPAWLPRLPLLEKLIISFCPKFRSWDTKEEITEDALCLPNLQRMEIYSCKDLETLPAWLPRLPLLEKLIISFCPKFRSWGTEEEEITEDRLLLPNLQRMEIRVCGDLETLPAWLPHLPLLNELTISMCPKFKSWGMEEEEIIEDGLPLPNLQKMEIYSCEDLETLPAWLPRLPLLKELIIMDCPKFRSWGMEEEEITEDRLPLPNLQHMDISWCEDLETLPAWLPRLPLLNELTIRLCPKFRSWGMEEKKITEDGLLLPNLQKMEIYSCEDMKILPAWLPRLLLLKELIIIDCPKFRSWGMEEEEIIEDGLPLPNLQYMEIDSCQDLETLPAWLPRLPLLNELTIRLCHKFRSWCTEAEEVITEYGFPLPNLQKMEIDCCEDLETLPAWLPRLPLLNQLIIKACPKIQSLPQGNLPSSLKKLYLIQCERSLTERCRQGGSLEWQMIQHIPHRLYI is encoded by the exons ATGAGCTGGAAGACTATTGTTTTCTTCCCCAACGAACAAAAGTCCAAAACAGAGAGTCTCTGTATCTTCTCTTCCCTGCCTAAGCTTCAATCTTGCAACCGTTCCAGCcaatccatccatccatccatccatccattcaTCATGGTTTTAGGCATAGCAGGAGCCATTCTTGCACCGATATTGCCTCAGTTTGTTCTGAACAAATTGCTTGACTCTTTATTTGAGCATCTTTCTAGAGACCAGCCATCATCCTCCAGTCATGTTGATAAGCTTCAACAACTGGTTAATGAGAGGAAAGCCTTCGCAGAGGCCAATCTGAAGCTCGAGATTATACAAAGTGAAGTCAGAAGGTTGCATAAACGAGATAAACAAAATATGAGGCTGATCCATATCAACAACAAACTCAGAGATGTGAGTAACATGATTAAAGACTTGAAAGATGATTTGGAGTACATGGAGCTGCAGCGAAAGGTGGAGGAGATCAACCTGCAGGATGAAGCTGCTGACAACAACCCATCTACAACACCACAACTTGGGTCTTGGATTCCTTGGACAACCGGACAATCAAGTGACAAAAGACGCCGGCTTTCTTCATCCGAGTCAACAG aattttatattGCAGATGATATAGTGAATAAAATGAGGACTATTACAGAACAAATTAATCGCATTGATTCAGACATGAGGTTTGAAATTATGGTGGATGCTTCGAAGGGCGGTTGTGATTCATCTGGGCAACATCAAGCAGCAGAAAACAAACGTGTTACCACATCATCACCATCTGAAAGCAAGATATATGGCCGGGATCATGAAAAACAACAGTTGATCAAGTTGCTTAAAGAGCCAAAAGAAAGTGGTAATGTTTCTGTTGTACCAATAGTTGGGATGGGGGGTATTGGCAAAACCACTCTAGCTCAGTTTGTCTTCAACAACACAGAAATAGCATATCATTTTGAGAGGAAAGCATGGATATGTGTATCAGATTACTTCAATAGGCTCAGAATCACCAAAGAAATATTAGATTCATTATGCATTGGCGAAGCTAGCAGCTCAACCATCACCACCAGCTGTGATGTTCTTGAGAGGGAAATCAAAAGGCAGGTAACAGGGaagaaatttttattggtgCTAGATGATGTTTGGTCTGATGAATGGCGAGAGCTCCTCAACTTTCTCCGATGTGCGCAAGCAGAGGCTATTAAACTCATTGTCACTTGCAGAGATCCTGAAGTATTAGGAGTTCTGGCTGATGGGCAGAATCAAATTACTTTGAAAGGGTTATCTGATAAAGACAACTGGTCACTTTTCGTGAAATATGCCTTTGCCGATAAGAATCCTGACAATTCTCCTGAACTACATGCTATAGGAAAGCAGATAGTGGGAAAGCTCAAAGGGTCACCATTGGCAGCAAAGACAGTTGGAAGACTTTTAGGAAGCTGTTTAACTGAAGAACATTGGAAGGACATATTGGAAAGTGATTTATGGAAATTAGAAACTGATGCACATGGTGTTATGTCTGCGCTTGCCTTGAGTTACTATCATCTACCCCATCCTCTTCAGTTATGCTTTACCTTTTGTTCGGTGTTTCCTAAAGATTTTGTGTATGATATGTTCAATGTTATTGACATGTGGATAGCCCATGGTTATATACCAGAAATTAAAGGCAGTTCAAAGACATTGGAAGATATAGGAGAAGAGTATTGGCACGAACTAGAAGCAAGGTGTTTCTTTGAAAAAGTTATTGAATTTGAAAACAGTTTTGAATTTGTAAAAGTTATTGAAGGCTTCAAAATGCATGACTTATTGCATGATTTAGCTCAATCAGTTTCTCATGGAGAAACTTATATTTATGAGGGtcgaaaagatgaagaaatccCAAAAGATGTTTGCCATTTATGTGTGCATAGGTTTTCTGATGTTAAGTTCGTGTGCAAAACTGATAACTTGCGCACACTCATATTATATGGAGCCGGTGACATACATGACATCCTCAAACACGAAGCATTTAAAAGGATTCGAGTGTTGGTCATCTCTCGTACTAATGTGCAAAAACTCTCAGATAATATTGCTCATCTTAAACACTTGCAATATCTGGATTTGGTGGGAACTAGCATCGAATCAATACCAGAATCACTATGCACGCTTTATTTGTTGAGAGTATTGAAATTAATGTGTCCACCACCTAGATTGCCCAATCGATTTCATAATCTCATAAACCTTCGAAGATTTTGCATGCCTGACTTCAGTTTGATAAGGTCCCTTCAAACATCTTATTATGTAATATATCAAGTAAATAGAGAAGGAGGTTACCAGATTGCACAATTGAGGAATATGAATGAACTGAGAGGTGAACTTTTGATTGGAGGCTTGGAGAACATTGGCAAAACAGAAGAAATGATGAAGGCCAAATATTTGAAGGAAAAACGTCACATCAAGCAGTTACAATTAAGATGGGGAGATGCATTTGATGATTGCAAGCAAGATTTCCAAGAACAAACACTTGAAGCTCTTCAACCTCATCCTAACTTAAAATATTTGAGAATTGCTGGATATATGGGTTCCAAATCGCCAACCTGGCTTATGACACCTGAACTTCAGAGACTAGAAAAAATAGAGTTAGATGGATGCAGAAAATGGGCACGTCTACCTGCAGCACTTGGGTTGTTACCCTCCCTTAAATCACTGGAGTTATCAAGCATTGAGAACATGACAATTGAGGTTGATTATTCCGTGATTGAGATGTATCCATCCCTGACGTCCCTTGATGCATGGCATGCAACACTATCTTTTGAGGACAtgtcgtcatcatcatcatcagtgaCGGGACAAAATCACACCCACTTTCCCAAGTTTACCAGCCTCACAATTAAGGAGAGTGAAGTGAATGGATTACATCTGCCCTTGTTTTCAGCACTGAAGtacctaaaaattaaaaattgtcgTGTGGTGTTTGATCAATGTCTCAATGGCGTCTCTTCTCTGTCTGATTTGGTCTTGCATGGGGCAAAGATTCAAACCTTTCCTGCAAAAATCATGGCCACTCTGCACGCACTcgtgaatttaaaaatttttgcttGTAATGAGCTGATATCATTGGAGGGTTTACAAGCCCTCCCTTCTCTGAAACAATTGTCTATTTCTAACTGCCGCAAATTCAAATACTGGGGTACTGAAGAGGAGATAATAGAGGATGGACTCCCGCTGCCAAAACTACAGCTTATGGAAATAATATATTGCAATGTTCTGGAAACTCTGCCTGCTTGGTTGCCTCGTCTTCCTTTATTGAACCAATTGATCATTAATAATTGTCCCAAATTCAGATCCTGGGGTACGGAGGAGGAGATAACACAGGATGGACTCTGTCTGCCAAACCTACAGCGTATGGAAATATATTCTTGCTTCGATCTGGAAACTCTGCCTGCTTGGTTGCCTCGTCTTCCCTTGTTAGAGAAATTGATCATTAGCTTTTGTCCCAAATTCAGATCATGGGATACGAAGGAGGAGATAACAGAGGATGCACTCTGTCTGCCAAACCTACAGCGTATGGAAATATATTCTTGCAAAGATTTGGAAACTCTGCCTGCTTGGTTGCCTCGTCTTCCCTTGTTGGAGAAATTGATCATTAGCTTCTGTCCCAAATTTAGATCTTGGGGTACGGAGGAGGAAGAGATAACAGAGGACAGACTCCTGCTGCCAAACCTACAACGTATGGAAATAAGGGTGTGCGGTGATTTGGAAACTCTACCTGCTTGGTTGCCTCATCTTCCTTTATTGAACGAGTTGACAATTAGTATGTGTCCCAAATTCAAATCATGGGGTATGGAGGAGGAAGAGATAATAGAAGACGGACTCCCGCTGCCAAACCTACAGAAGATGGAAATATATTCTTGCGAAGATCTGGAAACTTTGCCTGCTTGGTTGCCTCGTCTTCCTTTATTAAAGGAATTGATCATTATGGATTGTCCCAAATTCAGATCCTGGGgtatggaggaggaggagataaCAGAGGACAGACTCCCGCTGCCAAACCTACAACATATGGATATAAGTTGGTGTGAAGATCTGGAAACTCTGCCTGCTTGGTTGCCTCGTCTTCCTTTATTGAACGAGTTGACAATTAGATTGTGTCCCAAATTCAGATCCTGGGGtatggaggagaagaagataacaGAGGATGGACTCCTACTACCAAACCTACAGAAGATGGAAATATATTCTTGTGAAGATATGAAAATTCTGCCTGCTTGGTTGCCTCGTCTTCTTTTATTAAAGGAATTGATCATTATAGACTGTCCCAAATTCAGATCTTGGGgtatggaggaggaggagataaTAGAGGACGGACTCCCGCTGCCAAACCTACAATATATGGAAATAGATTCTTGCCAAGATCTGGAAACTCTTCCTGCTTGGTTGCCTCGTCTTCCTTTATTGAACGAGTTGACAATTAGATTGTGTCACAAATTCAGATCCTGGTGTACAGAGGCGGAGGAGGTGATAACAGAGTACGGATTCCCGCTGCCAAACCTACAGAAGATGGAAATAGATTGTTGCGAAGATCTGGAAACTCTGCCTGCTTGGTTGCCTCGTCTTCCTTTATTGAACCAATTGATCATTAAAGCATGTCCAAAGATCCAATCACTGCCGCAGGGCAACCTTCCATCCTCACTTAAAAAGTTGTACTTGATACAATGTGAACGAAGCTTGACTGAACGGTGTCGGCAAGGGGGATCTCTTGAATGGCAAATGATTCAGCACATCCCTCATAGACTGTATATCTGA
- the LOC120282186 gene encoding disease resistance protein RGA2-like isoform X2 — MSWKTIVFFPNEQKSKTESLCIFSSLPKLQSCNRSSQSIHPSIHPFIMVLGIAGAILAPILPQFVLNKLLDSLFEHLSRDQPSSSSHVDKLQQLVNERKAFAEANLKLEIIQSEVRRLHKRDKQNMRLIHINNKLRDVSNMIKDLKDDLEYMELQRKVEEINLQDEAADNNPSTTPQLGSWIPWTTGQSSDKRRRLSSSESTDDIVNKMRTITEQINRIDSDMRFEIMVDASKGGCDSSGQHQAAENKRVTTSSPSESKIYGRDHEKQQLIKLLKEPKESGNVSVVPIVGMGGIGKTTLAQFVFNNTEIAYHFERKAWICVSDYFNRLRITKEILDSLCIGEASSSTITTSCDVLEREIKRQVTGKKFLLVLDDVWSDEWRELLNFLRCAQAEAIKLIVTCRDPEVLGVLADGQNQITLKGLSDKDNWSLFVKYAFADKNPDNSPELHAIGKQIVGKLKGSPLAAKTVGRLLGSCLTEEHWKDILESDLWKLETDAHGVMSALALSYYHLPHPLQLCFTFCSVFPKDFVYDMFNVIDMWIAHGYIPEIKGSSKTLEDIGEEYWHELEARCFFEKVIEFENSFEFVKVIEGFKMHDLLHDLAQSVSHGETYIYEGRKDEEIPKDVCHLCVHRFSDVKFVCKTDNLRTLILYGAGDIHDILKHEAFKRIRVLVISRTNVQKLSDNIAHLKHLQYLDLVGTSIESIPESLCTLYLLRVLKLMCPPPRLPNRFHNLINLRRFCMPDFSLIRSLQTSYYVIYQVNREGGYQIAQLRNMNELRGELLIGGLENIGKTEEMMKAKYLKEKRHIKQLQLRWGDAFDDCKQDFQEQTLEALQPHPNLKYLRIAGYMGSKSPTWLMTPELQRLEKIELDGCRKWARLPAALGLLPSLKSLELSSIENMTIEVDYSVIEMYPSLTSLDAWHATLSFEDMSSSSSSVTGQNHTHFPKFTSLTIKESEVNGLHLPLFSALKYLKIKNCRVVFDQCLNGVSSLSDLVLHGAKIQTFPAKIMATLHALVNLKIFACNELISLEGLQALPSLKQLSISNCRKFKYWGTEEEIIEDGLPLPKLQLMEIIYCNVLETLPAWLPRLPLLNQLIINNCPKFRSWGTEEEITQDGLCLPNLQRMEIYSCFDLETLPAWLPRLPLLEKLIISFCPKFRSWDTKEEITEDALCLPNLQRMEIYSCKDLETLPAWLPRLPLLEKLIISFCPKFRSWGTEEEEITEDRLLLPNLQRMEIRVCGDLETLPAWLPHLPLLNELTISMCPKFKSWGMEEEEIIEDGLPLPNLQKMEIYSCEDLETLPAWLPRLPLLKELIIMDCPKFRSWGMEEEEITEDRLPLPNLQHMDISWCEDLETLPAWLPRLPLLNELTIRLCPKFRSWGMEEKKITEDGLLLPNLQKMEIYSCEDMKILPAWLPRLLLLKELIIIDCPKFRSWGMEEEEIIEDGLPLPNLQYMEIDSCQDLETLPAWLPRLPLLNELTIRLCHKFRSWCTEAEEVITEYGFPLPNLQKMEIDCCEDLETLPAWLPRLPLLNQLIIKACPKIQSLPQGNLPSSLKKLYLIQCERSLTERCRQGGSLEWQMIQHIPHRLYI; from the exons ATGAGCTGGAAGACTATTGTTTTCTTCCCCAACGAACAAAAGTCCAAAACAGAGAGTCTCTGTATCTTCTCTTCCCTGCCTAAGCTTCAATCTTGCAACCGTTCCAGCcaatccatccatccatccatccatccattcaTCATGGTTTTAGGCATAGCAGGAGCCATTCTTGCACCGATATTGCCTCAGTTTGTTCTGAACAAATTGCTTGACTCTTTATTTGAGCATCTTTCTAGAGACCAGCCATCATCCTCCAGTCATGTTGATAAGCTTCAACAACTGGTTAATGAGAGGAAAGCCTTCGCAGAGGCCAATCTGAAGCTCGAGATTATACAAAGTGAAGTCAGAAGGTTGCATAAACGAGATAAACAAAATATGAGGCTGATCCATATCAACAACAAACTCAGAGATGTGAGTAACATGATTAAAGACTTGAAAGATGATTTGGAGTACATGGAGCTGCAGCGAAAGGTGGAGGAGATCAACCTGCAGGATGAAGCTGCTGACAACAACCCATCTACAACACCACAACTTGGGTCTTGGATTCCTTGGACAACCGGACAATCAAGTGACAAAAGACGCCGGCTTTCTTCATCCGAGTCAACAG ATGATATAGTGAATAAAATGAGGACTATTACAGAACAAATTAATCGCATTGATTCAGACATGAGGTTTGAAATTATGGTGGATGCTTCGAAGGGCGGTTGTGATTCATCTGGGCAACATCAAGCAGCAGAAAACAAACGTGTTACCACATCATCACCATCTGAAAGCAAGATATATGGCCGGGATCATGAAAAACAACAGTTGATCAAGTTGCTTAAAGAGCCAAAAGAAAGTGGTAATGTTTCTGTTGTACCAATAGTTGGGATGGGGGGTATTGGCAAAACCACTCTAGCTCAGTTTGTCTTCAACAACACAGAAATAGCATATCATTTTGAGAGGAAAGCATGGATATGTGTATCAGATTACTTCAATAGGCTCAGAATCACCAAAGAAATATTAGATTCATTATGCATTGGCGAAGCTAGCAGCTCAACCATCACCACCAGCTGTGATGTTCTTGAGAGGGAAATCAAAAGGCAGGTAACAGGGaagaaatttttattggtgCTAGATGATGTTTGGTCTGATGAATGGCGAGAGCTCCTCAACTTTCTCCGATGTGCGCAAGCAGAGGCTATTAAACTCATTGTCACTTGCAGAGATCCTGAAGTATTAGGAGTTCTGGCTGATGGGCAGAATCAAATTACTTTGAAAGGGTTATCTGATAAAGACAACTGGTCACTTTTCGTGAAATATGCCTTTGCCGATAAGAATCCTGACAATTCTCCTGAACTACATGCTATAGGAAAGCAGATAGTGGGAAAGCTCAAAGGGTCACCATTGGCAGCAAAGACAGTTGGAAGACTTTTAGGAAGCTGTTTAACTGAAGAACATTGGAAGGACATATTGGAAAGTGATTTATGGAAATTAGAAACTGATGCACATGGTGTTATGTCTGCGCTTGCCTTGAGTTACTATCATCTACCCCATCCTCTTCAGTTATGCTTTACCTTTTGTTCGGTGTTTCCTAAAGATTTTGTGTATGATATGTTCAATGTTATTGACATGTGGATAGCCCATGGTTATATACCAGAAATTAAAGGCAGTTCAAAGACATTGGAAGATATAGGAGAAGAGTATTGGCACGAACTAGAAGCAAGGTGTTTCTTTGAAAAAGTTATTGAATTTGAAAACAGTTTTGAATTTGTAAAAGTTATTGAAGGCTTCAAAATGCATGACTTATTGCATGATTTAGCTCAATCAGTTTCTCATGGAGAAACTTATATTTATGAGGGtcgaaaagatgaagaaatccCAAAAGATGTTTGCCATTTATGTGTGCATAGGTTTTCTGATGTTAAGTTCGTGTGCAAAACTGATAACTTGCGCACACTCATATTATATGGAGCCGGTGACATACATGACATCCTCAAACACGAAGCATTTAAAAGGATTCGAGTGTTGGTCATCTCTCGTACTAATGTGCAAAAACTCTCAGATAATATTGCTCATCTTAAACACTTGCAATATCTGGATTTGGTGGGAACTAGCATCGAATCAATACCAGAATCACTATGCACGCTTTATTTGTTGAGAGTATTGAAATTAATGTGTCCACCACCTAGATTGCCCAATCGATTTCATAATCTCATAAACCTTCGAAGATTTTGCATGCCTGACTTCAGTTTGATAAGGTCCCTTCAAACATCTTATTATGTAATATATCAAGTAAATAGAGAAGGAGGTTACCAGATTGCACAATTGAGGAATATGAATGAACTGAGAGGTGAACTTTTGATTGGAGGCTTGGAGAACATTGGCAAAACAGAAGAAATGATGAAGGCCAAATATTTGAAGGAAAAACGTCACATCAAGCAGTTACAATTAAGATGGGGAGATGCATTTGATGATTGCAAGCAAGATTTCCAAGAACAAACACTTGAAGCTCTTCAACCTCATCCTAACTTAAAATATTTGAGAATTGCTGGATATATGGGTTCCAAATCGCCAACCTGGCTTATGACACCTGAACTTCAGAGACTAGAAAAAATAGAGTTAGATGGATGCAGAAAATGGGCACGTCTACCTGCAGCACTTGGGTTGTTACCCTCCCTTAAATCACTGGAGTTATCAAGCATTGAGAACATGACAATTGAGGTTGATTATTCCGTGATTGAGATGTATCCATCCCTGACGTCCCTTGATGCATGGCATGCAACACTATCTTTTGAGGACAtgtcgtcatcatcatcatcagtgaCGGGACAAAATCACACCCACTTTCCCAAGTTTACCAGCCTCACAATTAAGGAGAGTGAAGTGAATGGATTACATCTGCCCTTGTTTTCAGCACTGAAGtacctaaaaattaaaaattgtcgTGTGGTGTTTGATCAATGTCTCAATGGCGTCTCTTCTCTGTCTGATTTGGTCTTGCATGGGGCAAAGATTCAAACCTTTCCTGCAAAAATCATGGCCACTCTGCACGCACTcgtgaatttaaaaatttttgcttGTAATGAGCTGATATCATTGGAGGGTTTACAAGCCCTCCCTTCTCTGAAACAATTGTCTATTTCTAACTGCCGCAAATTCAAATACTGGGGTACTGAAGAGGAGATAATAGAGGATGGACTCCCGCTGCCAAAACTACAGCTTATGGAAATAATATATTGCAATGTTCTGGAAACTCTGCCTGCTTGGTTGCCTCGTCTTCCTTTATTGAACCAATTGATCATTAATAATTGTCCCAAATTCAGATCCTGGGGTACGGAGGAGGAGATAACACAGGATGGACTCTGTCTGCCAAACCTACAGCGTATGGAAATATATTCTTGCTTCGATCTGGAAACTCTGCCTGCTTGGTTGCCTCGTCTTCCCTTGTTAGAGAAATTGATCATTAGCTTTTGTCCCAAATTCAGATCATGGGATACGAAGGAGGAGATAACAGAGGATGCACTCTGTCTGCCAAACCTACAGCGTATGGAAATATATTCTTGCAAAGATTTGGAAACTCTGCCTGCTTGGTTGCCTCGTCTTCCCTTGTTGGAGAAATTGATCATTAGCTTCTGTCCCAAATTTAGATCTTGGGGTACGGAGGAGGAAGAGATAACAGAGGACAGACTCCTGCTGCCAAACCTACAACGTATGGAAATAAGGGTGTGCGGTGATTTGGAAACTCTACCTGCTTGGTTGCCTCATCTTCCTTTATTGAACGAGTTGACAATTAGTATGTGTCCCAAATTCAAATCATGGGGTATGGAGGAGGAAGAGATAATAGAAGACGGACTCCCGCTGCCAAACCTACAGAAGATGGAAATATATTCTTGCGAAGATCTGGAAACTTTGCCTGCTTGGTTGCCTCGTCTTCCTTTATTAAAGGAATTGATCATTATGGATTGTCCCAAATTCAGATCCTGGGgtatggaggaggaggagataaCAGAGGACAGACTCCCGCTGCCAAACCTACAACATATGGATATAAGTTGGTGTGAAGATCTGGAAACTCTGCCTGCTTGGTTGCCTCGTCTTCCTTTATTGAACGAGTTGACAATTAGATTGTGTCCCAAATTCAGATCCTGGGGtatggaggagaagaagataacaGAGGATGGACTCCTACTACCAAACCTACAGAAGATGGAAATATATTCTTGTGAAGATATGAAAATTCTGCCTGCTTGGTTGCCTCGTCTTCTTTTATTAAAGGAATTGATCATTATAGACTGTCCCAAATTCAGATCTTGGGgtatggaggaggaggagataaTAGAGGACGGACTCCCGCTGCCAAACCTACAATATATGGAAATAGATTCTTGCCAAGATCTGGAAACTCTTCCTGCTTGGTTGCCTCGTCTTCCTTTATTGAACGAGTTGACAATTAGATTGTGTCACAAATTCAGATCCTGGTGTACAGAGGCGGAGGAGGTGATAACAGAGTACGGATTCCCGCTGCCAAACCTACAGAAGATGGAAATAGATTGTTGCGAAGATCTGGAAACTCTGCCTGCTTGGTTGCCTCGTCTTCCTTTATTGAACCAATTGATCATTAAAGCATGTCCAAAGATCCAATCACTGCCGCAGGGCAACCTTCCATCCTCACTTAAAAAGTTGTACTTGATACAATGTGAACGAAGCTTGACTGAACGGTGTCGGCAAGGGGGATCTCTTGAATGGCAAATGATTCAGCACATCCCTCATAGACTGTATATCTGA